A single genomic interval of Spinacia oleracea cultivar Varoflay chromosome 6, BTI_SOV_V1, whole genome shotgun sequence harbors:
- the LOC110785907 gene encoding exocyst complex component EXO70B1 codes for MAENNSNGEEKLLAVARQIAKSLGHSNSMTDDIINIFSTFDGRFSRDKLSPSSDNMLPDRPNSADKPSSAVATLEECITSLDRQISQSLSFDRPLWFDPADSSAFLELLDELIATIRDFTPLARDNKALAVTLDRAEELLQSAIFKLEEEFRGLVQRGADSFDSTRDSSDSDSDGVEDDGGGEIPVAHPVTDFNIIIDALPAATISDLHEIARRMVAVEYGRECSHVYSACRREFLEESLSRLGLQKLSADEVQKLPWPELEDEIERWCKSAVFSLRILFPSERRLCDRIFFGFPSTSDFAFMEVCRGSTIQLLNFADAIGISSRSPERLFKVLDIYETLRDLIPEFEILFSDQYCVFLRNEAITIWKRLGEAIRGIFMELENLIRRDPAKVPVPGGGLHPITRYVMNYLRAACKSQQTLEQVFEEERERGMSGMSSLSVQMAWIMELLESNLEAKSKVYKDPALSSVFMMNNGRYIVQKVKDSELGFLLGDDWIRKHNVKVRQFHVNYQRSTWNKVVGVLKVENGGGSNVNGGLNSRPLKERFRMFNAYFEEILKVQSMWVVFDDHLRDELKTSVTQNLLPAYRNFIGRFQNSPEAGRNPEKHIKYSVEDVEAQINNDLFRGNSNGGRR; via the coding sequence atggCTGAAAACAACAGCAACGGAGAAGAGAAATTACTAGCCGTCGCACGACAAATTGCCAAATCACTCGGTCATTCCAATTCTATGACCGACGACATTATCAACATTTTCTCCACTTTTGACGGACGTTTCTCACGCGACAAACTTTCGCCGTCTTCCGATAATATGTTACCGGACCGCCCTAACTCCGCTGACAAACCATCCTCCGCGGTTGCTACTTTGGAGGAATGTATTACTTCGCTTGACCGTCAGATCTCTCAATCTCTCTCCTTTGACCGTCCTCTATGGTTTGACCCTGCCGACTCCTCCGCCTTCCTTGAACTACTCGACGAGTTGATCGCCACTATACGCGACTTTACTCCTCTTGCGCGCGACAATAAGGCGCTTGCTGTCACGTTGGATCGCGCTGAGGAGCTGCTTCAGTCGGCCATTTTTAAGCTGGAGGAGGAGTTTCGCGGTCTGGTTCAGCGGGGTGCTGACTCGTTTGACTCCACTCGGGACTCGTCTGATTCAGACTCCGACGGCGTAGAAGACGACGGAGGAGGTGAGATTCCGGTGGCTCATCCTGTAACTGATTTCAACATCATTATCGACGCTTTACCGGCGGCGACGATTAGCGACCTCCATGAAATTGCGAGGCGTATGGTGGCGGTGGAGTACGGCAGGGAGTGTTCACACGTTTACAGCGCTTGTCGGCGGGAATTTCTCGAGGAGAGTTTGTCAAGGTTAGGGTTACAGAAATTGAGCGCCGATGAAGTCCAGAAGCTCCCATGGCCGGAGCTTGAGGATGAGATCGAACGGTGGTGTAAATCGGCGGTTTTCTCTCTCCGAATTTTATTTCCTTCCGAGAGACGCCTCTGTGATCGCATTTTCTTCGGATTTCCGTCGACTTCGGATTTCGCTTTCATGGAGGTTTGCCGTGGTTCGACGATTCAGCTGTTGAATTTCGCCGATGCGATTGGGATTTCGAGTCGTTCACCGGAGAGACTGTTTAAGGTGCTCGATATTTATGAGACTCTGAGGGATTTGATTCCGGAATTCGAGATTTTGTTCTCTGATCAGTACTGTGTTTTTCTGAGGAATGAAGCCATAACCATTTGGAAGAGGCTTGGGGAAGCAATCCGAGGAATATTTATGGAATTGGAGAATTTGATTCGGCGTGACCCGGCAAAGGTTCCAGTACCTGGTGGCGGGCTTCATCCAATAACTAGGTATGTGATGAATTACCTTCGTGCTGCGTGTAAATCGCAACAGACGCTGGAACAGGTGTTTGAGGAGGAGAGGGAGCGAGGGATGTCGGGAATGAGCTCATTGTCAGTCCAAATGGCGTGGATTATGGAGTTATTAGAGAGTAATTTGGAGGCAAAATCAAAGGTTTATAAGGATCCTGCTTTGAGCTCTGTGTTTATGATGAATAATGGGAGGTACATTGTCCAGAAAGTGAAGGATAGTGAGCTTGGATTTTTGTTAGGAGATGATTGGATTAGGAAACATAATGTGAAAGTTAGGCAGTTTCATGTTAATTATCAGAGGAGTACTTGGAATAAGGTGGTTGGGGTGTTGAAGGTGGAGAATGGCGGTGGAAGTAATGTTAATGGGGGGTTGAATTCGAGGCCTTTGAAGGAGAGGTTTAGGATGTTCAATGCTTACTTTGAGGAGATATTAAAGGTACAATCTATGTGGGTCGTGTTTGATGATCACTTGAGGGATGAACTGAAGACCTCTGTTACTCAAAATCTGTTGCCTGCTTATCGGAACTTCATTGGAAGGTTCCAGAACTCTCCTGAAGCTGGAAGGAACCCGGAGAAGCATATCAAATACAGTGTTGAGGATGTTGAGGCTCAGATTAACAATGATCTGTTTCGGGGTAATAGTAATGGTGGAAGAAGATGA